In the genome of Augochlora pura isolate Apur16 chromosome 8, APUR_v2.2.1, whole genome shotgun sequence, one region contains:
- the LOC144474158 gene encoding COMM domain-containing protein 5, with the protein MTTFQTQLLYALGNNIKVLPELKKMFIRPLIQIAVKAINQEYIEEGILDKISQKYNVPEESVDEYYSVIYTILKVHLGILSQNVKPGEFKQILEELKLSPDCIEDLSTVIYGQKRPELVMGLINKTKFYSHLVSCKWRVDITISSNIINRVLEPHIIMKWTFSNGEHQIFELSMSKFHQLRHAVATILVDMQKLEQKCASKNIVSS; encoded by the exons atgaCAACTTTTCAGACACAACTTTTGTATGCCTTaggaaacaatataaaagttcTTCCAGAATTGAAAAAGATGTTCATTCGCCCGTTAATACAGA TTGCTGTGAAGGCAATAAATCAAGAATATATAGAGGAAggaatattagataaaataagTCAAAAATACAATGTACCGGAAGAATCTGTGGATGAGTACTATTCAGtcatttatacaatattaaaggTTCACTTGGGTATATTATCTCAGAATGTAAAACCTGGAGAATTCAAACAAATATTGGAAGaattaaa ATTATCTCCTGACTGCATTGAGGATTTGTCTACTGTCATCTATGGCCAAAAACGACCAGAATTAGTAATGGGTTTaatcaataaaacaaaattttattcacatcTTGTATCTTGCAAGTGGCGTGTGGACATCACCATTTCTTCCAA CATTATAAATAGAGTCCTGGAACCACATATTATAATGAAGTGGACATTCAGCAATGGCGAGCaccaaatatttgaattatctATGTCAAAATTCCATCAACTTAGACATGCTGTAGCAACCATACTTGTGGACATGCAAAAACTAGAACAGAAATGTGcttcaaaaaatattgtgaGCAGTTGA
- the Nd-30 gene encoding NADH:ubiquinone oxidoreductase core subunit S3 codes for MTSLLRNCLKLSRNLPAATPKCYPKLLPSFRTNTTTEKPETQPTIRKPSNVDVGILKTFGQYVAECLPKYVQKVQIMSGDELEVLIVPDGIVPVLTFLKNHHNAQFTNLSDITAIDVPSRKYRFEIVYNILSLRYNSRIRVKTYTDELTPIDSAEPIYDAANWYEREVWDMYGVIFTNNSDLRRILTDYGFEGHPLRKDFPLSGYVEVRYDDEKKRVVCEPLELTQEFRKFELSAPWEQFPNFRQAEEVAKTEPSKQEAEKK; via the exons atgacGTCTCTATTacggaattgtttaaaactcTCTCGAAATTTACCTGCCGCAACACCCAAat GTTATCCGAAACTTCTTCCATCATTTAGAACGAATACAACAACCGAAAAGCCAGAAACGCAGC CAACAATACGTAAACCCAGCAATGTAGATGTAGGAATTTTGAAGACATTTGGTCAATACGTTGCTGAATGCTTGCcaaaatatgtacaaaagGTACAAATTATGAGCGGTGATGAGCTTGAGGTATTAATTGTCCCCGACGGTATTGTTCCAGTActaacatttttgaaaaatcatcaTAATGCTCAATTTACTAATTTGTCTGATATTACTGCAATTGATGTACCTAGTCGTAAATACAGATTTGAG ATTGTTTATAACATTCTGTCATTAAGATATAATTCACGCATTAGGGTAAAAACATACACAGATGAATTGACACCTATAGATTCAGCTGAACCTATATATGATGCTGCTAATTGGTATGAACGAGAAGTTTGGGACATGTATGGTGTAATCTTTACAAATAATTCAGATCTTCGTAGAATTCTTACGGACTATGGATTTGAAGGACATCCATTAAGAAAAGATTTCCCACTCTCTGGTTATGTTGAG GTACGCTATGAtgatgaaaagaaaagagtaGTATGTGAACCCCTGGAATTGACCCAGGAATTCCGTAAATTTGAATTGTCTGCTCCATGGGAACAATTCCCCAATTTCCGGCAAGCTGAAGAAGTAGCAAAAACAGAACCATCTAAACAGGAAgcggaaaagaaataa
- the Hrm gene encoding solute carrier family 16 member hermes produces the protein MTMQRVQDQDNGINIKFGTSKGKKAEYTLVSQHSEKEKKSNVNGTNKQIKDTTTVEDLVPPDGGWGWLVLLASVMVNLLIPGTVKSFGVLFVEFLEVFDASPAAAAWIPALCYFLYSSLGPLSSVLSVKYSYRTVTLIGGTFAAVGMMLSYFADSVAFLCISYGVFVGTGAGLAFPPTVYIVTSYFVRLRGLANGLCISGSALGSIFLPPILGILLREYGYRGAVLIMGAVTLNVWASALLYEPVEKHMVPSSSLNKSSDHDLEAATVTITSPEDEKKSNLMISLPNSNEKAAPIVPKSASSVALEYYKNTPVQGRTRKISMPTGREITGQMHSTPALHTVPERAGDHNKLSRRKSPFQSPSTSSFNYVSTPYHGSTLSALHPERASTLTLNAISSTFTRKNVDEAKKDEEKPQNKFFDFSLLKDPIYLVILISNSTNAVSYTNFIILLPAYAISLGFDKNMSSLLLSIVSILDLIGRIGGSALSDVSMMPKHWYFVGGLLISGISLALLPIATEYTMLSIYCGVFGLASGIYVGITAVIMADMLGTEKLTSSYGISLFVNGIIQLVGPPICGLIFEQIGSYGPIFSILGIILVVGAALWGIVPFIRKRQEAMEKVAPVEKL, from the exons ATGACAATGCAACGAGTCCAAGATCAAGACAATGGGATCAACATCAAATTCGGAACAAGTAAAGGGAAGAAGGCAGAGTACACACTCGTGTCGCAACAttcggagaaagagaagaagagcaATGTCAATGGGACCAATAAACAAA TTAAAGACACAACGACTGTGGAAGACTTAGTCCCACCAGATGGAGGATGGGGATGGCTCGTACTTCTAGCATCTGTCATGGTCAATCTTTTGATACCAGGAACAGTAAAATCATTTGGGGTCCTCTTTGTTGAATTTTTGGAAGTTTTCGACGCATCACCTGCTGCAGCTGCTTGGATACCAGCATTATGCTATTTTCTCTACAGTTCACTTG GTCCACTTTCCAGTGTGTTATCAGTGAAATACTCTTATCGAACAGTAACACTTATTGGAGGAACATTTGCAGCTGTAGGAATGATGCTAAGCTACTTTGCTGACTCTGTGGCCTTTTTATGTATTAG TTATGGAGTTTTCGTCGGAACAGGAGCAGGACTGGCCTTCCCACCAACAGTGTATATTGTAACTTCTTATTTTGTACGGTTACGTGGACTTGCAAATGGTCTCTGCATATCTGGTAGTGCACTAGGTTCAATATTCCTTCCACCAATCCTTGGAATTCTCTTACGAGAGTATGGATACAG AGGTGCAGTATTAATAATGGGTGCTGTCACTTTGAATGTATGGGCGAGTGCTCTTTTGTACGAACCAGTGGAAAAACATATGGTACCATCTTCGTCGTTGAACAAGTCGAGCGACCATGACTTGGAGGCCGCTACTGTGACCATAACTAGTCCTGAAGAcgaaaagaaatcaaatcTTATGATTTCTTTGCCAAATTCAAACGAGAAGGCTGCGCCGATAGTACCAAAGAGCGCATCCAGCGTCGCAttagaatattacaaaaacaCGCCTGTCCAAGGAAGAACGAGAAAAATCAGTATGCCCACAGGACGAGAAATAACGGGTCAGATGCACAGCACGCCTGCGTTGCACACGGTCCCTGAACGTGCCGGTGATCATAACAAGTTATCAAGACGCAAATCACCGTTCCAGTCGCCAAGCACGTCGTCGTTCAATTATGTTAGCACACCGTACCACGGAAGCACTCTTTCCGCTTTACACCCAGAAAGGGCGTCCACGCTGACACTCAACGCGATCTCTAGCACGTTCACAAGAAAGAACGTGGATGAGGCGAAGAAAGACGAGGAGAAGCCGCAAAACAAGTTCTTCGACTTCAGTCTGCTGAAAGACCCCATTTATCTCGTCATCCTGATCTCAAATTCTACGAACGCGGTCAGCTACAcgaactttattatattactgccAGCTTACGCGATCTCGTTGGGCTTCGACAAGAACATGTCTTCCCTTCTCCTTTCAATCGTCTCAATCTTAGATTTGATAGGACGTATTGGTGGCTCAGCTCTCTCCGATGTTTCAATGATGCCAAAGCATTGGTACTTTGTTGGAGGACTGCTTATTTCTGGAATCTCGTTAGCTCTTCTGCCAATTGCAACTGAGTATACTATGCTGTCCATTTACTGCGGTGTCTTCGGTTTAGCGTCTGGTATTTATGTCGGTATCACCGCAGTTATAATGGCAGATATGTTAGGAACAGAAAAACTTACCTCCTCTTACGGTATCTCTTTGTTTGTGAATGGAATTATACAACTAGTTGGTCCACCCATTTGCGGTCTtatattcgaacaaatcgGGAGCTATGGTCCCATCTTTAGCATACTGGGAATCATTTTAGTGGTAGGTGCTGCCTTGTGGGGTATCGTACCATTCATCAGGAAAAGACAAGAAGCTATGGAGAAAGTCGCACCCGTTGAAAAGTTATAG